TGATTGAGGTCCAGATAGAGGCCATCGGCTTTTTGTTCAGTTTGCAGCAGCTCTAGTTTTTGTTCTATCGGTTCTTTTTCTTGATTATGAAAGGTATAGCGATAGGTCCAGACCGTGCCTTTTTGGCTAGGAACAAAAGCCATTTTTTCGGGAGTTTGGCTAGGCAATTTTTTACTGCCCTGGCAGGCCGACAGCAGCAAAGCAAGGATAAATAGGGAGTACAATTTAGGCATAGGGCGTGTATTTTATTGGCTCACTTCTTGGCGAATTTGCTTCATGAGGTAATTCCAATCTTCAAAGGGGAAACGGCCTTCTTCGCCCTTGGCGTGGGCTTTATTGCGGATAGAATAGCAGGCGTATTGGTCGCTTTCGAAGAGCCAGCCGAGTTTGCGGTCGTAGCGCCAGTGGTACTCGCTATCTTCATAATAAAAGATGGCGATTGGTTTTTGTTCTACCTTAGCAAAGCCCTTAATTCGGAGTTCGTTGAAGGCTTCAAAGGTTTTTGCGGCATAATCGGCGGTTGCTTCTTCGCTATCGAGGCCAACAAAATCGTGTAAAAGGGCATGGGCCAGATGGCGGTTGGTCCATTTTCCGCCTTGTTTTTCCCAATAAGAGAGCAAGAGGTCTAGCTCTTCGGGAGAAAGGGCGTAGGGGTGCCAATTTTCAAGGTTCCACCAGCCCATCAGTTGTTTTTCTTGATGCGGGGCGGCTAGGTAGAGGTATTTTTCGCCTCCTTCTGGGTGCGGGGTATATTCTAGGCGGAGCGTATAGCCTCGGCCGCAGTCAAATTCGAGGACCAAAATGCGGTTAAAGCCTTCTTGGCGTTGGTTGCCCACTTTAAAATCGAACTGTTCTCTTTCAATTTTAAAATCTTGGCCCAGCGCATCTAGCCATTGGTCTACCATTTCCTCAGTTACTTCAGATCGTTCTAGGAAGCTGAAGAGGTTCCAGAAAGCCAACTTTTTAAAAGTGGCGGGTATTGTTTGTTCCATAGTTTTGTATTGAGGGGCTAAAGATACATTAGATTATCTAGAACTCATTTAAAAAACCTTAAGCTTCTGTGGGGGCAAAAAAAACGCAGCCTTTAGGGCTGCGTTTTTTTTGGTTTTTCTGGGCTGTTTTATTCGCTATCGTTGGTCACTAGTGTCCCGATGGCTTCTCCTTTCAGGATGCGGATCAGGTTATTAGGTTCATTGATATCAAAAACCACAATAGGCATAGCATTTTCTTGGCACATCGTAAAGGCCGTCATATCCATAATAGAGAGGCCGGAGCGGATAATTTCTAAGAAAGAGATATTATCAAACTTTTTGGCCTTGGGGTCTAGTTCGGGATCGGCGGTATAAATACCATCTACGCGGGTACCTTTAAGGATCACATCGGCGTTAATTTCGCTAGCGCGGAGGGCTGCTGCGGAGTCGGTAGTAAAATAAGGGTTACCAGTTCCTGCGGCAAAAATAACCACACGGCCTTTTTCTAGGTGTCGGATAGCTCGGCGGCGGATATAGGGTTCGGCGACTTTATCCATACCGAGGGCGGTCATCAGGCGGGTGTAGATACCTTCTGCTTCTAGGGCAGATTGCAGGGCTAGGCCGTTGATCACGGT
This genomic interval from Saprospira grandis contains the following:
- the pyrH gene encoding UMP kinase; amino-acid sequence: MANYKRVLLKLSGESLMGGKDFGISPKMLVHYASEIRRAIDQGIEVAVVIGGGNIFRGLEAKDSGIERVQGDYMGMLATVINGLALQSALEAEGIYTRLMTALGMDKVAEPYIRRRAIRHLEKGRVVIFAAGTGNPYFTTDSAAALRASEINADVILKGTRVDGIYTADPELDPKAKKFDNISFLEIIRSGLSIMDMTAFTMCQENAMPIVVFDINEPNNLIRILKGEAIGTLVTNDSE